The genomic region CGCCTTTGCGGAGTGTAACCGGACGCCGTTTGACCTCCCGGAGTGCGAAAACGAACTGATCGGCGGCTACCATACGGAGTACAGCTCGATGAAGCTGGGCTTCTACCTGTTTGCCGAGTACATCAACATGTTTATCTCGTCGGCGATCATCTCGTCGCTTTATTTCGGCGGTTACAACTACCCCGGCATGGACTGGGTGCGCGAGAACCTGACGGCTTCCCTCGGCACGACGGGGCATAACCTCGCTACGGCCATCGGCTCGGCAGTGTTCTTCGGCAAGATCTTCTTCTTCATCTTCTTCTTCATGTGGGTACGCTGGACCATCCCGCGTTTCCGCTACGACCAGTTGATGAACCTGGGCTGGAAAAGCCTCATTCCGCTGGCCATTCTGAACATCGTCGTCACCGGTTTCGGACTGCTGTACGAAGTAAAATACGCCAGTTGGATCATTGTGGCGGTCATGGTGGTGCTGGCGGTCGCTTCGCAGGCGCGAGCCCCCAAAGGCGCTGTTTCAGCCCAGAAAGTTTAACGTGTAAGGTTTAAGGTTTAACGGAAGAGATTCACCTTCAACGTTAAACCTTGAACGTTAAACCCAATATTTATGCAACTCACGAACCGATCAAAACAGGTCAGCAATAAAGAAATGACGCTGGCCGAAAAAATGTACCTGCCGGCGATTGCGCAGGGGCTGGCGATCACGTTCAGTCACCTCTTCAAGAAGCGGCCGACGATTCAGTATCCGGAGGTGAAGCGGTACCTGGGACCGGTTTTTCGGGGGCACCACGTGCTGAAACGGGACGAAGAAGGCCGCGAACGCTGTACCGCCTGCGGACTTTGCGCCGTAGCCTGCCCCGCCGAAGCCATCTCGATGGTAGCTGCCGAGCGCCAGAAAGGGGAGGAACACCTGTACCGGGAAGAAAAGTACGCGGCCGTCTACGAAATCAACATGCTGCGCTGCATCTTCTGCGGACTCTGCGAGGAAGCCTGTCCGAAACAGGCCGTTTACCTGCGCCACGACAAGTTCGTTCCGGTATTTACCGAGCGCGAAGACGTGATTTTTGGCAAGAATAAACTGGTTGAAGACGTTAACAACCGCTACGTTCGTAACAACCCGGAAGTAAAAGCGACGCCGACCGAGCCAACCCTGTCCGGCGCGGCAACCTAGCACCTATTTTTCCAGTCATCCGGCCCATTTGCGACCGGATGATTTTTGCTTTACCACCTACGCAAT from Tellurirhabdus rosea harbors:
- a CDS encoding NuoI/complex I 23 kDa subunit family protein produces the protein MQLTNRSKQVSNKEMTLAEKMYLPAIAQGLAITFSHLFKKRPTIQYPEVKRYLGPVFRGHHVLKRDEEGRERCTACGLCAVACPAEAISMVAAERQKGEEHLYREEKYAAVYEINMLRCIFCGLCEEACPKQAVYLRHDKFVPVFTEREDVIFGKNKLVEDVNNRYVRNNPEVKATPTEPTLSGAAT